A segment of the Acidaminococcales bacterium genome:
CGTCCTGCTTGACGCGCGTTTCCAGAGCGCGCAGGGCTTCGGCCACCCCCGCCGCGTCCGCCGCCTCCGCTGCATCCGACAGCCGCAAATAGTCTTCCTGGGTGAATTTGGCGTCAATCGGCAGCCAGACATGCTCCGCGCCCCGCCCGGGCAGTTTTATCGCGAAATCCACCCGTTCTCTGCCGCCGCGCCTGACCGCGACGCTTTGCTCGTATTGCCCGGGCGACATTATCTGCTCAAGCAGCGCGCCCAGTTGCACTTCCCCCCAAGTGCCGCGCATTTTGACATTGGTCAGCACGCGGTTGAGGCTTTGCACGCCGGCGGACAGGTTCTTCATTTCGCCCAAACTTTTGTAAAGCTGCCCGAGTTGTTCGCCGACGTTCTTAAAAGCGTCGTCAAGGCGCGCGGACAAAGTCCTGCTTAGTTTTTCGTCCACCACCGCGCGCATGGCCTCCAGTTTCTGCTCGTTTTTTTCCTGCATCTCCCGCAGACCGCGCCCGACGTTTTCGTTTATCTTTTCCAGTTGCTGCGCGTTGGAAGCCAAAAGGCCGGCCATGTTTTCGGTCAGTTTTTCAATTTTTTCCTGCTGCTGGCCTGCGGCCAGCGCAAGCTGGGCAAGCAGGAAATCGTTCAGCCGCTGGAAATTGCGCGCAATCTCCTCCCGCAAATGGCGGCCCTGCTCGTTTTGCTCCTGGCGCAGCAACTGTTTTTCCTGGTTGCCGCTCACGCTTAAATTATCCAGCAGGGCTTTGAGCGCGGCCAGTTCTTTTTCCAGCGCGGCCTGGTTTTTCAGCTTCAGCAAAATAACGGCCAGCAGAGCCAACGCGGCGATATCTAAGAGCAGCGGCCAAAAGGCATTGTCCATAAACCATTCCCCATGCAACCATATTTAAAGCGCCGGAGCGGCCGCCATAGTAGCTAAAAGCGGCTGTCGGGACTTTACTACAGTTATTTTACCATAAATAAAATTTGAAGCAAAATTGTATGAAATAATAAATTTCAATCTATAGTGGAATTATTTTGTTAAGTTTGTTAAAATTATTACGTACCTGAATTATGATTGGCTTTTTATTTGCCGGTTGCGGCATTTTACGTAAACGAAAATATGAAAGCGCGTTTTTTCGGCGGCATTTGTTTCCATAGGCCGCCCCTTGCGACATTTCCCTTTCTTAAAGGAGTTTCCCATGTATTTTGACGACGAGCCCGGCCCGGTGTTTCGCCCGCCCAGCGAAGCGGAAAGCTTCATTTTGCGCGTAACGGTCGGCTGCTCCCACAACGCGTGTACTTATTGCAACATGTACCGCACGGTAAAGTTCCATGTCAAGGCGCCTGCCGACGTTTCTGCGCAGATACGGGCCGCGGCCGCCACCGGCCTGCCGGTAAAGAAGGTTTTTCTCTCCGACGGCGACGCGCTTGTTTTGTCCACCGGGCGGCTTATCGACATATTGTCCGAACTTCGCGCGGCCTTTCCCAAACTGCAAAGAGTCGCGGCCTACGCCGGGCCGCGCGCCATTTTAGGAAAAAATCCGCAGGATCTGCGGGTTTTGCGCGAAAACGGCCTGAAACTTCTTTATTACGGAATGGAAACCGGAGACGACCGGCTGCTCAAAGAAGTAAACAAGGGAGTTGACGCGCGGGAAGCCGTCGAAGCCGGCTGCCGTGTCCGCGCCGCCGGGATCAAACTTTCCATGATGATCATTGCCGGCCTGGGCGGAGCGGGCGGCTCGGCCGAACACGCCCGCCATACGGCGGAAGCCGTAAACATCATCAAACCCGACATGCTCAGCGCCCTGACCCTCATGCTCTATCGCGGCAGCGAACTTAAAGAAAAATACGAACGCGGGGATTTTGACATCCTGACCCCACCGCAAATCATGGACGAGCTTTGCGCCGTCCTGCGCGGCATAGACCTGCCCCCGGGTTCTTGCATGCTTTTCAGGAGCAACCATATATCAAATTATTTTTCACTGGCCGGCACGCTGCCCAAAGACAAAGAAAGGCTTTTGCGGCAGGCCGAAGCCGCTAGGTCGGAGCTTGCAAAAATGCCGTTTTACGACCCTTACAACAACGCGGAACATTTCTGAAAGCCAGCGCAAACAACCGCCGCATTTTTTGACACGCAACGTACATTATCAGCGCCGGAGGAGGTTTTTGCTTTGAAAACTCTCAAGCTTTTCTGCCTCGTTCTCATCCTTGCTCTTTCCACCCTGCCCGCCTTGGCCAGTGGCCAGCCCCTGCGCAAGGACGACGGCAAAAACGAAAAAATTGCCTTTGTGCAAAAAAGCCTGCCTGTCCTGGGCATAAAGACCGACCGCACCGATGGCCTGATGAGCAAAAAAACCAGCAAAGCCATCAAAAAATTCCAGAAAAATTTCAAGCAATTCAAATTAAAACCAACAGGCCTTTTGGACGATGCCACTTACCGCGCCATAGAAGACGCGCTCAACAGCAGGCGGGGCGCGCGGCCAATCGCCCCCCCGCCGGCCGGCAAAGGCGCCGGCGTCATCCAGACCGCCGCGCTCTACAAAGGCGTCCCTTACCGCTTCGGCGGCGTTGACGCGAAGGGTTTTGATTGTTCGGGCTACACGGCCTTTGTTTTCCAAAAGCACAATATTGCCCTGCCGCGGACGGCCGACGTCCAATACAAGGTCGGTTCGGCGGTCGCGCGAAATGCACTTGCCGTAGGCGACTTGGTATTTTTTGAAACATACGCAAAAGGCGCTTCCCATGTTGGCATTTACGCCGGCGGCGGCAAATTCTGGCATGCTTCCAGCAGCCGGGGCGTCATGCTCAGCGGGCTTGACGAACAGTATTGGCGCTCAAGGTACTTAGGCGCGCGGCGCGTGCTTTGAAGGCGCGCGCTTTCCTTGGCAAGCGCCGAATAATTAAAAATCGGCGGCTGCCATCGGGATTTGGCATATAAACCGGGAGGATTGGCAATGATACGCGAACGCCGCGACAAAGAAAAACTTGAGCAGCACTATCAGAAATTTTTGGCTGACGGTTCGCTTGACGTCAATGTACACCCTTGGGTAGCGGAGTCCTGGAAACGCTGCCGCGCCCGCAAGACCGGCAACGACAAAGAGCCGGACTCTTTCCGTCAGGACGCAGCCGAGTTGGAAGAGCGCATGGCGACCGGGGCGCGCATCATCGAATTTATGGACGGGCTGTGCGAATGTTTGCGCGCGTATTGCGCCGACTATCAATTCAGCGTTGTCCTGCTTGACGAAGAATCTTACATACTGAAAAATTATTCTTGCAATTGCGGCGCCGGCGCGTTTGCCGGCGCGCCCGGCGCAAGGGTCGCCGAACGCGATATCGGCACCAGCAGCGTCAGCATCGCCCGCGAGCACAAAGTCCCCTTTCTGCTGTTCGGCGCCGAAGCGTGGCCCCTGGCCATGCGCGGCACGGACTCTTGCGCGGCGCCGATCATGGTTGGCGAACGCCTGCGCTACCTTGTCGCGATTGACTTCCCGGCGCGGGACGATTTTATTTATGATTTTATGTTCTCCCTGCTTTTGACCATAAAATACTCCCTGGAAAATTATCTGGCCGTTTACGAACAGAAACAGGCCCTGTGCACTTTGCTTGACGAGATGCCTTTTTCCGTGTATTGCGTGCGCCCCGGCGGCAAAGTTACCTATGCCAACGCCAACGGTCGCAAGCGGCTTGACGATAACAACAATTTGAGCGACGTTTTTTTAAATTATGAACATATCCCGCTCAACAAAGGGTTCCAAGGCGTTCCCCTTTACAACAAGGAATCGCTCTGGATCGCCCGCGGCCGCACCTATGAAGATATAACCACCGTGCTGCCTTTAAAAAGCGGCGAAGACGTTGACAGCGTCGTCGTCGCCAGTTTTTCCGTCGAGGATCTGAAAACCATCGTCGCCCACGCCTCCGGCTACAATTCCCGTTACAGCATTTTCTCCATGGCGGGAACGACGGAAAATTTCGTCGCGCTGCAAAACAAAGCCGCGCGCATAGCCAAAAGCGGCAACAACATTCTTTTGCAGGGCGAGCCGGGCACAGGCAAACAGCGTTTGGCCCACGGCATACACCAGGCCAGCGTCCGGGCGGCCAATCCGTTTATCGTGGTAAAATGCGGAAAAACCGCCGAAAACATTTTGGACATGGAAATTTTCGGCTACGGCGCGGAAAACACCGGCTGGGTATCCGGCAAGCTGGAACTGGCCGACGCCGGCACCCTTTTTATTGACGAGGTCGAGAAAATGCCGGTAAGCATCGGCGACAAACTGGCCAAAGTCTTTGCGGAGAAAAAACTTTTTGACAATAGCAAAAAAAAGAAGGTAGACATACGGCTGATCGCCGCCTGCGACTCCAATTTGAAACGCTTGTCGGAAAAAGGGCTCTTTTCCAAGCCGCTCTACAACATCCTGTCCCAAACCCTGCTTCGCGTCCCTGCTTTGCGCGAGCGGACGGACGACATAGAAGTGCTTTCCAACCACATCCTCTACGAAATGGCCCTGCGGCACAACCTGCCGCCCAAACACCTTTCGCCGGAAGCCCTTTCCCTCATCCTGCAATGTTCCTGGCCGGGCAATATAAAACAGCTCCAGGGGGTTTTGGAAATAGCTTTCTTTCACACGCCCGGCTATGTGATCGGCGCCGGCAACATAAAAATGCCCAGCAACGCCGCCGTAGGCAAATCATGGAAACATGACCGGGACGCTTTTATTGACGCCTGGAAAGCGGCCGGCGGCAACATCAGCAGGCTTGGCCTTATGCTTGATGTCAGCCGGGTTACTCTCTACCGCTATTTAAAAAAATACGGCCTTGCCGGCGAAAGGGCCTAATGAACAGGGAGCGCGACGATGCGCCTGCGCAAAAATAAGTCCTTGTCCGAGGCGATAAAAGAGTACGCCGACATAGTTTTCCTGCGCGGGCAAACCGGCGGCGCGCTGCGCGGCAAGGCCGGCCCGGAAGTGGAAATAGGGTCGGGCCGGGGCGAATTTATCGTTTCTTTGGCTGCGGCGAACAAAGAAAAGTTTTTTGTCGGCATTGAAAACAAGGCCGACGTACTATATCACGCGGCGCGCAAAATCCGCGCCGGCGCGCTTTCCAATGTCCGCCTGATCGAGGGCGACGCGTCCGGCGTGGAAGAATGGTTCTCTCCCGGGCAGGTCGGGGCGGTTTACATAAATTTCTGCGATCCTTGGCCGAAAGCCCGACATGCTAAACGCAGGTTGGTTTTCAGGGATTTTTTGCGCAAGTACCGCAATATATCCGTCCCCGGCGGCCGCCTGTATTTTAAAACCGATGACCGCCGGCTTTTTGCTTTCGCTTTGGAAGAATTTGCTTTCTGCGGCTTAAAAGTAACCGCGCAAACCCTTGACCTGCACAATTCAGGCCATGAAAACCAGGCGTGGACGGAATACGAGCGCAAATTCCACAGACTGGGCATGCCCGTCTGTTTCTGCGCGGCGGCATTTTGTCCCGCCCCGGAAAAGCTCTTTTGAGGCGCGAACAATGAACGAAAGAAAGAATATTTTCTGGAAAAACCCTTTTGAGGCGATTGTCTGCCTTGTCCTCGTACTTTTGGCGATCGGCTGCATAAACGTATTCAGTGCCAGCCAGGTGGCGGCGCAGGATTTGTTCGGCAACAGCCGTTACTATCTATACCGTTACAGTCTTTTTGCCTTGGTCGGGCTGGCCGCTATGTTTTTCTGCTCGCTGGTCGACTACCATGTCTGGTTGGGGAAAAGGGCGGATTTTTTTATTGTTTTTACAATAATCCTGCTGATTTATGTTATATTTAAAGGGACGGCGATCAAAGGGGCGCAGCGCTGGATACAAGTGGCTTCTTCCTTGTCCTTCCAGCCTTCGGAACTGGCCAAGCTTTCCGTGATCATGCTGTGCGCGGCGCATATCGGCAAACGTTTGGAATACGGCAAACGGAGCAATATTTTTTCCGCGCCCTGCCTGTGGGCCATGCTGCTGGGCGCCCTTGTTTACATACAGCCTGATTTGGGTACGGCCGCCATTATCGTCTCCCTCACCCTGTCCATTTATTTCATCTGCGGTCTGCCGGCCGGACAATACCTGCTGCTGTTGTTGGGCTTGCCGGCGGCGGCGGCCGTTTTGGCCGTACAAGCCAGTTACCGCATGGAAAGAGTGCAGGCCTGGCTCGACCCTTGGGCTTATGCCGACCGCACGGGCTATCAGGCTGTCCAGTCCATATTGGCTATCGGCAGCGGCGGTTGGATGGGGGCGGGCATGGGTTACGGCAGCAGCAAATTTTACTATCTGCCGGAAGCGCACACGGATTTTTCTTTCGCCGTGCTTTGCCAGGAATGGGGCTTCCTCGGCGCGCTCGCGGTAATCGCTCTTTTTGCCCTTTTGAGTTATACTTTGTGGAAAGCCGCCGCCCTCGCTCCCGACGGACAGGGCTACATCATCATAACCGGCGCGAACATCCTCCTGGCCGGGCAGGCTATGGGCAACATCGCTATGGTCTGCGGCCTTTTGCCTGTAATCGGCGTCCCTTTGCCTTTCATAAGCTACGGCGGCACTTCGCTGGTCAGCAACATGGCCCTGTTCGGCATAGTTTTAAACATAATAAGGCAAAGCCAAAGGAGCGCTTCGGCGGCGTTGCCTGTTTCGCGTTGGGCGAGATGACGGGGGACTGATTTATGGCAAACCGGCAAAAATACAAAACAGCCGCCCCCCGCGCCTTGTTTGTCCTGACAATCGTCGGCGCCGGCTTTTTGGCCTGCATCCTGCGCATCGGCTGGCTGCAGCTGGTCAGGGGCGAGGCGCTTGCCGCGCGCGCGGCGGCCAATAAAAATATCCTGCGGGAACTGCAATCCCCGCGCGGCGCGATCTACGACCGCGAAGGGCGCGAGTTGGCTATAAGCCTCATCTCGCTTTCTTTATACGCGCATCCTTCGGCCATGGACGACGGGCGCGAACAAAGCGGCCAAAGGGATCCGCGCCGCCTGGCGGCGCAACTTATTTCCCGTGAATTGGGAAAAAGCGAACAGGAACTTTATGATATTTTTACCGGCAAAGAAGATTTTGTCTGGCTGGAACGCACCATGGACAAAGACCGCACGGACAGGCTCGGCAAAATACTGAGCGACAACCGGCTTAACGGGTTCGGGTTCATAAAGGAAAGCAAGCGCTATTATCCTATGGGGCCGTTAGCCGCCCAAGTGCTGGGGTTTGTCGGTACCGACGACGTAGGCTTGAGCGGCATAGAAGCGGAGCTGGATTCTTTGTTGAAAAGCGCGGTGCTGCCGCAGTTCATAGAAACGGACACGGCCGGGCGGCCAATCTTTTCTTCCGTGCTCGTCAATGACCGCCCGCAGGACATGGCGTCCGTATATTTGACTATCGACAACCGCATACAGTACGCGGCGGAAAAGGCCATAGCCGCCGCCGTGTCCAAGACCGGCGCCAAAGCGGCGTCCGCGCTCGTCTTGGACGTGGATACAGGCGAAATTCTCGCCATGGCCGGCAACCCCACTTTTGACCCTAATTATTTTTATAATTACGACGAAAAAACTTGGCGCAATTTCAATATTTCCATAGTGTACGAACCGGGGTCCACCTTCAAGCCGTTAGTCGCGGCCGCCGCCATAAACGAAGGCATCGTGGAGCCGCAGACGCTGTTTTTCGACACCGGCAAATTAACGATTGACGACCGGGAAATAAGCAATTCCGGCGGCCGCTCTTTCGGTTCGATCCCTTTCAGCGAGGTAATAACCCTTTCCCTCAATACATCCATGGCGGAGATTGCTTTCAGCCTCGGCCGGGAACGCTTGAATAAATACGCGCGCGCCTTCGGGTTCGGCGACTACACCCACATCGACCTGCCGGGCGAAGAAGCGGGGATATTGTTCCGAACCGATTCCATGCGCAAAATTGACATGGCCAGCATGTCTATCGGGCAGGGCATCGCGGTAACGCCCTTGCAGCTGGTTTGCGCCATAAGCGCGATCGCCGGCGGCGGCCGGCCGATCCGCCCGTCCATCGTTAAAAGCATAATGCAGCCCGACGGCTCCGAGCGGAAAAAGCCGGAAAGGCCGCCGAAAGCGCAGGTCGTTTCCGCCGAAACAAGCAAGAAAGTGCTCGACATGATGGAAGGCGTCGTTCTCAAAGGCGGCGGGGCGCTGGCGCAAATCCCGGGCTACCGAATCGCGGGCAAAACGGGAACGGCCGAAAAAATGAAATCGGGCGGCGGCTACGCCAAAAACGAATACATAGCTTCTTTCGTCGGGATCGCCCCGGTGGAAAAACCGCGCTTCGTCGCCCTTGTCCTCATTGATACCCCCCATTCGAGTTATTACGGCAGCGAAACCGCCGCCCCCGTTTTTAAAGAAATAATGCAGCAGACGCTGGTGGTAAGCGGCATTGAGCCTTCGGCCGAAAGCGCCCTGCCGCCGATCAAGCGCCTCGAGCCGGCTTCCGGCGACAAAAGCCGCCAGCTTCCTTTGCCCGCCGTTGACGGCAAATACACTTGCGTGCCCGATGTAACCGGGTTTACCATGAGGGAATGCGCGAAAATCCTCGAACAGAACGCGCTCGCGCTCTTGCCGCGCGGCAGCGGGCGCGCCGCGCGGCAAGAGCCGCCGGCGCTTTCGGTGGTGGAGGACGAAAGCGTAGTTACCGTATGGTTTGAATAAAGCCTTGTTCGATTTATATTTTGGGGGAGGTATATCGCATTATGTTAAGCGACATAGAAATCGCGCAAAAAGCCCGCCTTCTGCCCATAACCCAAATCGCCGCCCGCCTCGGCGTGCCGGAGGGTCAAATTGACCTTTACGGGCGTTATAAAGCGAAAATATCATTGGAATACATAAAAGAGCTGGAGGGCAGGCCGAACGGCAACCTTGTCCTGGTAACCGCCATCACGCCCACGCCTGCGGGCGAAGGCAAGTCCACCACTACCGTCGGCCTCGCCCAGGCCTTGGCCAAAATCAACAAAAAAACCTTGGTCGCCCTGCGCGAGCCGTCGCTCGGGCCTTGCATGGGAATAAAAGGCGGGGCGGCGGGCGGCGGGTATTCACAGGTCGTCCCTATGGAAGACATCAACCTGCACTTTACCGGGGACATGCACGCGATCACTGCCGCGCACAATCTCCTGTCAGCCATGACAGACAACCATCTCCAGCAAGGCAACCCGCTGCGGCTTGACCCGCGCCGCATAACCTGGAAGCGCGCGCTCGACATGAACGACCGCGCGCTGCGCAACATAGTCGTCGGGCTTGGCGGCAAAACGGACGGAGTGCCGCGGGCGGACGGCTTCGACATAACCGTCGCGTCGGAAATAATGGCCATTCTTTGCCTTGCGGAAAACATTCGCGACCTTAAAGGACGGCTGGGCAAAATAATCGTCGGCTACACTTACGAGGACGCGCCGGTAACCGCCGCCATGCTCAACGCGCAGGGCGCGATGGCCGCGCTGCTGAAAGACGCGCTCAAACCAAACCTCGTGCAGACGCTGGAGAATGTCCCCGCCATAGTGCACGGCGGCCCTTTCGCCAACATAGCGCATGGCTGCAACAGCCTGATCGCCACCAAAACCGCCCTGAAGCTGGCCGATTACGTCGTAACCGAAGCCGGGTTCGGCGCGGATTTGGGCGCGGAGAAATTTTTCGACATAAAATGCCGGGCAGGCGGCCTCGCTCCCAAAGCCGCCGTGGTGGTGGCCACCGTCCGCGCGCTTAAAATGCACGGCGGAGTGCCGAAGGGCAGTTTGGCCGTTCCGGACAAAGACGCGCTCGTCCGCGGGCTGGCCAATTTGGAAAAACACTTGGAAAACATCCAAAAATTCGGCGTGCCGCCGATCGTGGCCATAAACATCTTTACGCAGGACAGCCGGGAAGAGCTTGACGCCATTTACCGCCACTGCCAAAAACTCGGGGTGGCGGCGGAACTGTCCGATGTCTGGGCGCGCGGCGGCGAAGGCGGCATCGCCCTGGCGAAGAGAGTAGTGGAAACGGCGGAAAAAAACAGCGCCGCCTTTAAGCCTGTATACGACCTGTCCGCCCCGCCGGCGGAAAAAGCGAAAACCATCGCCCGCGAAATATATGGCGCGGCCAATGTCAATTTCAGCAAACAGGCGCTTGCCTCCCTGGAAAAATACAAGGGCCTGGGATTTTCCAACCTGCCTGTTTGCATGGCCAAAACGCAGTATTCCTTTTCCGACGACCCGCTCCTGCTCGGGCGGCCGGAAAATTTCACCGTTACCGTGCGGGACGC
Coding sequences within it:
- a CDS encoding peptidoglycan glycosyltransferase, with product MANRQKYKTAAPRALFVLTIVGAGFLACILRIGWLQLVRGEALAARAAANKNILRELQSPRGAIYDREGRELAISLISLSLYAHPSAMDDGREQSGQRDPRRLAAQLISRELGKSEQELYDIFTGKEDFVWLERTMDKDRTDRLGKILSDNRLNGFGFIKESKRYYPMGPLAAQVLGFVGTDDVGLSGIEAELDSLLKSAVLPQFIETDTAGRPIFSSVLVNDRPQDMASVYLTIDNRIQYAAEKAIAAAVSKTGAKAASALVLDVDTGEILAMAGNPTFDPNYFYNYDEKTWRNFNISIVYEPGSTFKPLVAAAAINEGIVEPQTLFFDTGKLTIDDREISNSGGRSFGSIPFSEVITLSLNTSMAEIAFSLGRERLNKYARAFGFGDYTHIDLPGEEAGILFRTDSMRKIDMASMSIGQGIAVTPLQLVCAISAIAGGGRPIRPSIVKSIMQPDGSERKKPERPPKAQVVSAETSKKVLDMMEGVVLKGGGALAQIPGYRIAGKTGTAEKMKSGGGYAKNEYIASFVGIAPVEKPRFVALVLIDTPHSSYYGSETAAPVFKEIMQQTLVVSGIEPSAESALPPIKRLEPASGDKSRQLPLPAVDGKYTCVPDVTGFTMRECAKILEQNALALLPRGSGRAARQEPPALSVVEDESVVTVWFE
- a CDS encoding formate--tetrahydrofolate ligase, with product MLSDIEIAQKARLLPITQIAARLGVPEGQIDLYGRYKAKISLEYIKELEGRPNGNLVLVTAITPTPAGEGKSTTTVGLAQALAKINKKTLVALREPSLGPCMGIKGGAAGGGYSQVVPMEDINLHFTGDMHAITAAHNLLSAMTDNHLQQGNPLRLDPRRITWKRALDMNDRALRNIVVGLGGKTDGVPRADGFDITVASEIMAILCLAENIRDLKGRLGKIIVGYTYEDAPVTAAMLNAQGAMAALLKDALKPNLVQTLENVPAIVHGGPFANIAHGCNSLIATKTALKLADYVVTEAGFGADLGAEKFFDIKCRAGGLAPKAAVVVATVRALKMHGGVPKGSLAVPDKDALVRGLANLEKHLENIQKFGVPPIVAINIFTQDSREELDAIYRHCQKLGVAAELSDVWARGGEGGIALAKRVVETAEKNSAAFKPVYDLSAPPAEKAKTIAREIYGAANVNFSKQALASLEKYKGLGFSNLPVCMAKTQYSFSDDPLLLGRPENFTVTVRDARICAGAGFIVMLTGDILTMPGLPKTPAAEKIDVDDGGVIKGLF
- a CDS encoding radical SAM protein, with amino-acid sequence MYFDDEPGPVFRPPSEAESFILRVTVGCSHNACTYCNMYRTVKFHVKAPADVSAQIRAAAATGLPVKKVFLSDGDALVLSTGRLIDILSELRAAFPKLQRVAAYAGPRAILGKNPQDLRVLRENGLKLLYYGMETGDDRLLKEVNKGVDAREAVEAGCRVRAAGIKLSMMIIAGLGGAGGSAEHARHTAEAVNIIKPDMLSALTLMLYRGSELKEKYERGDFDILTPPQIMDELCAVLRGIDLPPGSCMLFRSNHISNYFSLAGTLPKDKERLLRQAEAARSELAKMPFYDPYNNAEHF
- the trmB gene encoding tRNA (guanosine(46)-N7)-methyltransferase TrmB; the encoded protein is MRLRKNKSLSEAIKEYADIVFLRGQTGGALRGKAGPEVEIGSGRGEFIVSLAAANKEKFFVGIENKADVLYHAARKIRAGALSNVRLIEGDASGVEEWFSPGQVGAVYINFCDPWPKARHAKRRLVFRDFLRKYRNISVPGGRLYFKTDDRRLFAFALEEFAFCGLKVTAQTLDLHNSGHENQAWTEYERKFHRLGMPVCFCAAAFCPAPEKLF
- a CDS encoding C40 family peptidase — translated: MKTLKLFCLVLILALSTLPALASGQPLRKDDGKNEKIAFVQKSLPVLGIKTDRTDGLMSKKTSKAIKKFQKNFKQFKLKPTGLLDDATYRAIEDALNSRRGARPIAPPPAGKGAGVIQTAALYKGVPYRFGGVDAKGFDCSGYTAFVFQKHNIALPRTADVQYKVGSAVARNALAVGDLVFFETYAKGASHVGIYAGGGKFWHASSSRGVMLSGLDEQYWRSRYLGARRVL
- the rmuC gene encoding DNA recombination protein RmuC, whose amino-acid sequence is MDNAFWPLLLDIAALALLAVILLKLKNQAALEKELAALKALLDNLSVSGNQEKQLLRQEQNEQGRHLREEIARNFQRLNDFLLAQLALAAGQQQEKIEKLTENMAGLLASNAQQLEKINENVGRGLREMQEKNEQKLEAMRAVVDEKLSRTLSARLDDAFKNVGEQLGQLYKSLGEMKNLSAGVQSLNRVLTNVKMRGTWGEVQLGALLEQIMSPGQYEQSVAVRRGGRERVDFAIKLPGRGAEHVWLPIDAKFTQEDYLRLSDAAEAADAAGVAEALRALETRVKQDARSIRDKYLNPPETTDFAVMFLPTEGLYAEVLRINGLAEYCQRECRTIIAGPTTLAALLNSLRVGFVTLAIEKKSGEVWKLLGAVKKQYAMFDQLLEKSIKKLEDAQQDMSDAQARSKQIYTKLNKVEEAGTEERGFLPDGEGMGGGRL
- a CDS encoding putative lipid II flippase FtsW yields the protein MNERKNIFWKNPFEAIVCLVLVLLAIGCINVFSASQVAAQDLFGNSRYYLYRYSLFALVGLAAMFFCSLVDYHVWLGKRADFFIVFTIILLIYVIFKGTAIKGAQRWIQVASSLSFQPSELAKLSVIMLCAAHIGKRLEYGKRSNIFSAPCLWAMLLGALVYIQPDLGTAAIIVSLTLSIYFICGLPAGQYLLLLLGLPAAAAVLAVQASYRMERVQAWLDPWAYADRTGYQAVQSILAIGSGGWMGAGMGYGSSKFYYLPEAHTDFSFAVLCQEWGFLGALAVIALFALLSYTLWKAAALAPDGQGYIIITGANILLAGQAMGNIAMVCGLLPVIGVPLPFISYGGTSLVSNMALFGIVLNIIRQSQRSASAALPVSRWAR
- a CDS encoding sigma 54-interacting transcriptional regulator: MIRERRDKEKLEQHYQKFLADGSLDVNVHPWVAESWKRCRARKTGNDKEPDSFRQDAAELEERMATGARIIEFMDGLCECLRAYCADYQFSVVLLDEESYILKNYSCNCGAGAFAGAPGARVAERDIGTSSVSIAREHKVPFLLFGAEAWPLAMRGTDSCAAPIMVGERLRYLVAIDFPARDDFIYDFMFSLLLTIKYSLENYLAVYEQKQALCTLLDEMPFSVYCVRPGGKVTYANANGRKRLDDNNNLSDVFLNYEHIPLNKGFQGVPLYNKESLWIARGRTYEDITTVLPLKSGEDVDSVVVASFSVEDLKTIVAHASGYNSRYSIFSMAGTTENFVALQNKAARIAKSGNNILLQGEPGTGKQRLAHGIHQASVRAANPFIVVKCGKTAENILDMEIFGYGAENTGWVSGKLELADAGTLFIDEVEKMPVSIGDKLAKVFAEKKLFDNSKKKKVDIRLIAACDSNLKRLSEKGLFSKPLYNILSQTLLRVPALRERTDDIEVLSNHILYEMALRHNLPPKHLSPEALSLILQCSWPGNIKQLQGVLEIAFFHTPGYVIGAGNIKMPSNAAVGKSWKHDRDAFIDAWKAAGGNISRLGLMLDVSRVTLYRYLKKYGLAGERA